A window of Gemmatimonadota bacterium contains these coding sequences:
- a CDS encoding thioesterase: protein MAGSWIWNPRPRPMARLRLVCFPYAGSGPSGYLGWVRHLPPAVELRLIAPPGCELRPDEDPEADLSRYLDGILAALRDDPFMPIALFGHSLGGLMAYEVARRLAATGRPPLHLFVSAKEPAEVPLRFPDLHLRDDAGMIEGLRILNGGLAPELEQDPLLMASVLHKLRGDWALMAQVPTEPVPALDLPLTVLWSPDDPTTEESELKRWEQRVIGPVRYESFAGGHQYLNSQAAAVVGRICIYLDLPT, encoded by the coding sequence GTGGCCGGGTCCTGGATCTGGAACCCGCGCCCGCGTCCGATGGCCCGCCTCCGGCTGGTCTGCTTCCCCTACGCGGGGAGCGGCCCCTCCGGCTACCTCGGCTGGGTCCGGCACCTGCCCCCCGCCGTCGAACTGCGACTGATCGCCCCACCCGGGTGCGAACTCCGTCCGGACGAGGACCCCGAGGCCGACCTGTCGCGCTATCTCGACGGCATCCTCGCCGCCCTCCGGGACGACCCGTTCATGCCCATCGCGCTGTTCGGGCACTCCCTGGGCGGTCTCATGGCCTACGAGGTCGCCCGGCGGCTCGCCGCCACTGGCAGACCCCCCCTGCACCTTTTCGTCTCCGCGAAGGAGCCCGCCGAGGTCCCGCTGCGCTTTCCCGACCTGCATCTCCGGGATGACGCGGGGATGATCGAGGGGCTCCGGATCCTCAATGGCGGGCTCGCGCCGGAGCTCGAACAGGACCCCCTCTTGATGGCATCCGTCTTGCACAAGCTGAGAGGGGATTGGGCGTTGATGGCACAGGTCCCGACCGAACCGGTCCCGGCCCTCGATCTCCCTCTCACCGTGCTCTGGAGTCCCGACGATCCGACCACCGAGGAATCCGAGCTCAAGCGGTGGGAACAGCGGGTGATCGGTCCGGTCCGCTACGAGTCGTTCGCCGGAGGGCACCAGTACCTGAACTCGCAGGCCGCCGCTGTCGTTGGACGCATCTGCATCTATCTCGATCTCCCCACCTGA
- a CDS encoding cytochrome c biogenesis protein CcdA, producing MEPAGQLGLLIAFGAGLLSFLSPCVLPLVPSYITFITGMTLEDMQQTKRETLTHALFFVCGFSLIFLALGAGATVLGQVMLRYREWISRVGGALIIVFGLYMLGVFNFAFLAKDTRLHLSSKPIGHLGTLLVGIAFGAGWSPCIGPILGAILTMAATEGDLQRGLLLLAAYSAGLAVPFLLAALMVDKFLTAFARFRHQMVWVNRIAGVMLVLVGLLMVTGRFTMLSSWLQDLTPEFILDRI from the coding sequence GTGGAACCCGCCGGCCAGCTCGGCCTCCTCATCGCCTTCGGCGCCGGACTGCTCAGCTTCCTGAGCCCCTGCGTCCTCCCGCTCGTCCCGAGCTACATCACGTTCATCACCGGGATGACGCTCGAGGACATGCAGCAGACCAAGCGCGAGACGCTCACGCACGCGCTCTTCTTCGTCTGCGGCTTCTCGTTGATCTTCCTCGCCCTCGGCGCCGGCGCGACCGTGCTCGGCCAGGTCATGTTGCGCTATCGCGAGTGGATCAGCCGCGTCGGCGGCGCGCTCATCATCGTCTTCGGCCTCTACATGCTCGGCGTGTTCAACTTCGCCTTCCTCGCGAAGGACACGCGGCTCCACCTCAGCAGCAAGCCCATCGGCCACCTCGGCACGCTCCTCGTCGGCATCGCCTTCGGCGCCGGCTGGTCGCCCTGCATCGGCCCCATCCTCGGCGCGATCCTCACCATGGCCGCGACCGAGGGCGACCTGCAGCGCGGACTCCTCCTCCTCGCCGCCTACTCGGCCGGCCTCGCCGTGCCCTTCCTGCTCGCGGCGCTCATGGTGGACAAGTTCCTGACGGCGTTCGCGCGCTTCCGGCACCAGATGGTCTGGGTGAACCGCATCGCCGGCGTCATGCTCGTCCTCGTGGGCCTGCTCATGGTGACCGGACGCTTCACCATGCTGTCCAGCTGGCTGCAGGACCTGACGCCCGAGTTCATCCTCGACCGGATCTGA
- a CDS encoding transcriptional repressor: MPDHPVVERFVGYLREHNLPVTAQRLAIADVLLTSERHLSAEEVAQEVSARGRAVGTATVYRTIDTLLESGLVVERDFGEGFRRFEPARDIPHHEHLVCTQCGRVEEFRDERLERMTTIVAESRGFMRQRHRLVIHGVCKDCQTRGHH; the protein is encoded by the coding sequence GTGCCGGACCACCCCGTAGTCGAGCGCTTCGTCGGTTACCTCCGCGAGCACAACCTGCCCGTCACGGCGCAGCGGCTCGCCATCGCCGACGTGCTCCTCACCTCCGAGCGGCATCTCTCCGCCGAGGAGGTCGCGCAGGAGGTCTCCGCCCGCGGGCGCGCCGTCGGCACCGCCACCGTCTACCGCACCATCGACACCCTCCTCGAGAGCGGGCTCGTCGTCGAGCGCGACTTCGGCGAGGGCTTCCGCCGCTTCGAGCCCGCCCGCGACATCCCGCATCACGAGCATCTCGTCTGCACCCAGTGCGGCCGCGTCGAGGAGTTCCGCGACGAACGGCTCGAACGCATGACCACGATCGTCGCCGAGTCGCGCGGGTTCATGCGCCAGCGCCACCGGCTCGTCATCCACGGCGTCTGCAAGGACTGCCAGACGCGAGGACACCACTAG
- the priA gene encoding primosomal protein N': MTAPAPADAGREGATPRLVEVALPLPLLRTFTYAVPDATRHPLVAGSRVVVPVKGKRAIGFCVGESDGVALGDRKALAVLDVPDAEPSLQPDLLATCRWIADYHVVPLGLVCRAVLPAALGVAAKPAPEGKSERLLVIAQELPTLLERDAAFKRAPQQRALYELLEQLGGRAPVKLLLERHAVSAGVVSALVKRGIARAEREGKHRDPFATRPAGTAPAITPTPAQQAAIDAILAGAPGAAFLLRGITGSGKTLVYLQVLEQVVRREGKSAIVLVPEISLTPQAVDRFRAVFGDMVAVLHSGLSDGERLDAWRALRRGEKRIAVGARSAIFAPLANLGAIIVDEEHEASYKQAETPRYHARDIALVRARETGARCVLGSATPSLESWKNALDGRLTLLTLTDRVGGGALPVVRVLDLRQELKASTPDEKARRQVLSAPLEALLRDRLRKGEQSILLLNRRGYASFVQCADGHVATCPNCSISLTYHRTPERLVCHYCQHQESAVKDCSDCGAPMERQRGLGTQQVERLVVERIPEARIARMDVDTTSGKWAHSTILDRVARGEVDVLLGTQMIAKGLDFPNVTLVGVIDADIGINLPDFRASERTFQLLSQVAGRAGRGPKGGEVVIQTRVPSHHAVRHAATHDFLAFAAEELEARESPPYPPTLRIANVVVSGLEELAVAEFARQVTDWLVAADAKFGLNVTILGPAPAPIERIKTRFRWHAILKSHTPAPLTRLIRGLMTGIDVPTHAELRLVVDRDPVSLL, from the coding sequence AGAGCGACGGCGTCGCACTGGGCGACCGCAAGGCGCTCGCCGTCCTCGACGTCCCCGACGCGGAGCCGTCGCTCCAGCCCGACCTGCTCGCGACCTGTCGCTGGATCGCCGACTACCACGTCGTGCCGCTCGGCCTCGTCTGTCGCGCCGTCCTCCCCGCCGCGCTCGGCGTCGCCGCCAAGCCCGCCCCCGAAGGGAAGTCGGAGCGGTTGCTCGTCATCGCGCAGGAACTCCCCACGCTCCTCGAGCGGGACGCGGCCTTCAAGCGCGCGCCGCAGCAGCGCGCGCTGTACGAGCTGCTCGAACAGCTCGGCGGCCGCGCGCCGGTGAAGCTGCTGCTCGAGCGGCACGCCGTCTCCGCGGGCGTGGTGAGCGCCCTCGTGAAACGCGGGATCGCGCGCGCCGAGCGGGAAGGGAAGCACCGCGATCCCTTCGCCACGCGTCCCGCGGGCACGGCGCCGGCGATCACGCCGACGCCCGCGCAACAGGCCGCGATCGACGCGATCCTCGCCGGCGCACCGGGCGCCGCCTTCCTCCTCCGCGGCATCACCGGCAGCGGCAAGACGCTCGTCTACCTGCAGGTCCTCGAGCAGGTCGTGCGCCGCGAAGGGAAGAGCGCGATCGTGCTCGTCCCCGAGATCTCGCTCACGCCGCAGGCCGTCGACCGCTTCCGCGCCGTCTTCGGCGACATGGTCGCGGTCCTCCACTCGGGCCTCTCCGACGGCGAGCGCCTCGATGCCTGGCGCGCGCTCCGTCGCGGGGAGAAGCGCATCGCCGTCGGCGCGCGCTCGGCGATCTTCGCCCCGCTCGCGAACCTCGGCGCGATCATCGTGGACGAGGAACACGAGGCGAGCTACAAGCAGGCCGAGACGCCGCGCTATCATGCGCGCGACATCGCGCTCGTCCGCGCCCGCGAGACCGGCGCGCGCTGCGTCCTCGGCAGCGCCACACCGAGCCTCGAGAGCTGGAAGAACGCCCTCGACGGCCGCCTCACGCTCCTCACGCTCACCGACCGCGTGGGCGGTGGCGCACTCCCCGTCGTGCGCGTCCTCGACCTGCGGCAGGAGCTCAAGGCGAGCACCCCGGACGAGAAGGCGCGCCGCCAGGTCCTCTCCGCGCCGCTCGAAGCGCTGCTGCGCGATCGCCTGCGCAAGGGCGAGCAGAGCATCCTCCTGCTCAACCGTCGCGGCTACGCGAGTTTCGTGCAGTGCGCCGACGGCCACGTCGCGACCTGCCCCAACTGCTCCATCTCGCTCACGTATCATCGCACGCCCGAGCGGCTCGTCTGCCACTACTGCCAGCACCAGGAGTCGGCGGTGAAGGATTGCAGCGACTGCGGCGCGCCGATGGAACGCCAGCGCGGACTCGGCACGCAGCAGGTGGAGCGATTGGTCGTGGAGCGCATCCCCGAAGCGCGCATCGCGCGAATGGACGTGGACACGACGTCGGGGAAGTGGGCGCACTCGACGATCCTCGACCGCGTCGCGCGTGGCGAGGTGGACGTGCTGCTCGGCACGCAGATGATCGCCAAGGGCCTCGACTTCCCGAACGTGACGCTCGTGGGCGTGATCGACGCCGACATCGGCATCAACCTCCCCGACTTCCGCGCGAGCGAGCGCACCTTCCAGTTGCTGAGCCAGGTGGCCGGTCGCGCCGGTCGCGGCCCGAAGGGCGGGGAAGTGGTGATCCAGACGCGCGTGCCGAGCCACCACGCCGTGCGCCATGCGGCGACGCACGACTTCCTCGCCTTCGCCGCCGAGGAACTCGAGGCGCGCGAGAGTCCGCCGTATCCGCCAACGCTGCGCATCGCGAACGTCGTGGTGAGCGGCCTCGAGGAGTTGGCGGTCGCCGAGTTCGCACGGCAGGTGACCGACTGGCTGGTGGCGGCGGATGCGAAGTTCGGGCTGAACGTGACGATCCTCGGCCCCGCCCCCGCCCCCATCGAGCGCATCAAGACGCGGTTCCGGTGGCATGCGATCCTCAAGTCGCACACCCCCGCGCCGCTCACGCGACTGATCCGTGGCCTCATGACCGGGATCGATGTGCCTACGCATGCCGAGTTGCGGCTGGTGGTCGATCGGGATCCGGTGTCGTTGCTCTGA